GACGCCCGGGGGCGGCGACGACCCGCAGCCTTCAGTGGCATCCGGGCGCAGGCAGGGGCGGCGTCGCTCCGAGCGCAGACGGCGGCGACGCGTCTGGATCTGGGTCACCGCCGCCGCCCTCGTCATCGTGCTGCCGGTGGCCCTCCTCGGCGGGTACCTGCTCTGGCTGGGGTGGTCGTTCGACGGGACGGTCGAGCGTATCCCGAACGCGTTCCCGGACGGGTCAGGGCGTCCGCCGGCCGTCGCGGGGACGACCAACTTCCTGCTCATCGGATCGGACTCCCGCAGCGGGCTCCACGATCCGCTGTCGGGCTGGGCGACCGGCGAGCGCTCCGACACGCTCATGCTGGTCCACATCCCCGCGGACCGTTCCGGGGTCGTCGTCGTCTCGCTGATGCGCGACCTCTGGGTCCCGATCCCGGGCCACGGCGAGAACAAGATCAACGCCGCCTACAGCTGGGGCGGCGTGCCGCTGACGGTTCAGACGGTCGAAGGACTCCTGGGTGCGCGGATCGACCACGTGGCGGTCGTCGACTTCGGAGGGTTCGGCGATCTCTCCACTGCTCTCGGCGGTGTGAAGGTCTGGTCCGACAAAGCGTTCACGTCCAAGAACATGCCCGGCTACAGCTTCGAGAAGGGCGAGAACCGGCTCGAGGGGTCGGCCGCCCTGGCCTTCGTCCGCGAGCGGTACTCGTTCCCCGACGCCGACTATCAGCGCGTGCGCAACCAGCAGGCGTTCGTCCGAGGGATGCTCCAGGGCTTCATCAGCGCTCAGACCCTGACCGATCCGGGC
This genomic stretch from Leifsonia sp. EB41 harbors:
- a CDS encoding LCP family protein codes for the protein MTTPGGGDDPQPSVASGRRQGRRRSERRRRRRVWIWVTAAALVIVLPVALLGGYLLWLGWSFDGTVERIPNAFPDGSGRPPAVAGTTNFLLIGSDSRSGLHDPLSGWATGERSDTLMLVHIPADRSGVVVVSLMRDLWVPIPGHGENKINAAYSWGGVPLTVQTVEGLLGARIDHVAVVDFGGFGDLSTALGGVKVWSDKAFTSKNMPGYSFEKGENRLEGSAALAFVRERYSFPDADYQRVRNQQAFVRGMLQGFISAQTLTDPGRTQSAITTLARYVAVDEGLTASAAASLALSFHGLTPDAIHTLTLPTAGTGTSPGGQSIVRVDETRVEVLRKALAADDVIPTLKRGALGDGRN